From Myxococcales bacterium, a single genomic window includes:
- a CDS encoding magnesium transporter CorA family protein produces the protein MSEEPAAGSTTRVVAFDFEKKVERFLQLSEVRGAIEAGQYVWIDVDIGDADATRTALAELGLFNEEIVEDALTREPATQTARYDGYLHLVISGCRLVGRHFDLERVDCIISDRFLFTLHRGAVVFLEALKKDYSHDFIAFAKSPSFLVYEIWDHLTDNYLAVQKRFEERVEKLQNELMKEVDDRVFASVSELGADLLHFRKVVMPARAVLTDLSTRKSLYISEATQPFLANMVGTLERVLQDLLVDRDVLSNSLNLYMSLVQHRTNEVMKKLTVVSVIFLPLTFLCGVYGMNFDHLPELKWQYGYAMFWGMVFGIVLLIALVSRRAKLL, from the coding sequence ATGTCCGAAGAGCCCGCCGCGGGCAGCACCACGCGCGTCGTTGCGTTCGACTTCGAGAAGAAGGTCGAGCGATTCCTGCAGCTATCCGAGGTCCGTGGCGCGATCGAGGCCGGCCAGTACGTGTGGATCGACGTGGACATTGGCGACGCAGATGCAACCCGCACGGCCCTGGCCGAGCTCGGGCTTTTCAACGAAGAGATCGTCGAAGACGCCTTGACCCGTGAGCCGGCGACACAAACCGCGCGTTATGACGGCTACCTTCATCTGGTGATCTCCGGCTGCCGCCTCGTCGGCCGACACTTCGATCTCGAGCGGGTCGACTGCATCATCAGCGACCGCTTCCTGTTCACGCTTCACCGTGGCGCCGTGGTGTTCCTGGAGGCCCTGAAAAAGGACTACTCCCACGACTTCATCGCCTTCGCCAAGAGCCCGAGCTTCCTGGTGTACGAGATCTGGGATCACCTGACCGACAACTACCTGGCCGTACAGAAACGCTTCGAAGAACGGGTCGAAAAACTGCAGAACGAGCTGATGAAGGAGGTGGACGATCGGGTCTTTGCCAGTGTCTCGGAGCTGGGCGCCGACCTGCTTCACTTCCGCAAGGTGGTCATGCCCGCCCGCGCCGTGCTGACCGATCTCTCGACGCGAAAGTCCCTCTACATCAGCGAGGCCACCCAGCCGTTTCTGGCAAACATGGTCGGGACCCTCGAGCGGGTGTTGCAGGATTTGCTGGTCGATCGCGACGTGCTCTCGAACTCGCTCAACCTGTACATGTCGCTGGTCCAGCACCGGACCAACGAGGTGATGAAGAAGCTGACGGTGGTCAGCGTCATCTTCCTGCCCCTCACCTTCTTGTGCGGTGTGTACGGCATGAATTTCGACCACTTGCCCGAGCTCAAGTGGCAGTACGGATACGCCATGTTCTGGGGCATGGTCTTCGGCATCGTCTTGCTGATCGCGCTCGTGTCACGCCGTGCGAAGCTGTTGTGA